From a single Nissabacter sp. SGAir0207 genomic region:
- the kefF gene encoding glutathione-regulated potassium-efflux system oxidoreductase KefF: MILIIYAHPYPHHSHANKRMIQAAGELDGVEVRSLYDLYPDFTINVRAEQQALSRASLVVWQHPMQWYSMPPLLKLWFDKVLEHGWAYGQGGDALHGKQALWAVTTGGDQPHFKLGDFPHFDALAQPLQATALYCGMAWQPPFVLHGTFSCDAATLEAAAARYRAQLAGYLAATLEAAANGGEHG; the protein is encoded by the coding sequence ATGATCCTGATTATTTACGCCCACCCCTATCCCCACCACTCCCACGCCAACAAACGGATGATCCAGGCGGCCGGTGAGCTGGATGGCGTGGAGGTGAGATCGCTCTACGATCTCTACCCCGACTTCACCATCAATGTCCGTGCCGAGCAGCAGGCGCTGAGCCGTGCCTCGCTGGTGGTGTGGCAACACCCGATGCAGTGGTATAGCATGCCGCCGCTGCTCAAGCTCTGGTTTGACAAAGTGCTGGAGCATGGCTGGGCCTACGGGCAGGGGGGCGACGCCCTGCATGGCAAACAGGCGCTGTGGGCCGTGACCACCGGCGGCGACCAGCCGCACTTCAAGCTGGGCGACTTCCCGCACTTTGACGCGCTGGCGCAGCCGTTGCAGGCGACCGCCCTCTACTGCGGCATGGCGTGGCAGCCGCCGTTCGTGCTGCATGGCACCTTTAGCTGTGATGCGGCGACCCTGGAGGCGGCAGCGGCACGCTACCGGGCACAACTGGCGGGCTATCTGGCCGCCACCCTTGAGGCCGCGGCGAACGGAGGTGAGCATGGATAA